A single region of the Ictalurus punctatus breed USDA103 chromosome 17, Coco_2.0, whole genome shotgun sequence genome encodes:
- the LOC108277478 gene encoding alpha-2-macroglobulin isoform X1: protein MSADRVVSFKVIQAYSLSLVMDFIMVFSRVHIKIRLLLAIFLFLSVYGQTSGPYFMVTFPAVIESGSDAKFCVSLLKPNETLHMNIYLVHDNQNRTLLQETVEKEYHQCSHFEAPQVVGESVQEIKVEVSGKSFKMTEKSKVMFKSYNTLVFIQTDKPIYNPGQTVNFRIVAMDLNFIPIEKKYSTVSLQDNHQNRIGQWTNVSSTGLILQLSHELNAEAPQGYYQLTADAGNRLVTHQFKVEKYVLPKFEVTVKAPAQHSVDEEELELEVCGKYTYGQPVPGQAVVQVCRKFKQNYGVAPMISPCVSETVEMSQTGCALIIMNVSTFMNTEFEHNFRNQLHATVTLTEEGTDISIVKSAKIRLSFQIGKVVIFDSPKNFERGKVIEGKIKVTTFSGTPIPNKKVYLSEGERWSQKLLLNLTTDSNGLANFSVAAPEHPTTEITLRASVYPQEKYQDPKTPFFSNAEARIHLLQPVTPYSPVFSELSIESSEEPFKCGAEIPITINYYIVGETAENYRIDLIYIVLSKGVIVHHGHEEVEVEASTDVRKGKISFKLSIVPELAPVVQAVVYSVLPSEIIIAANKNFDVEKCFRNKVSLQFSPSKAVPGEKNTLKLSAHPGSLCGLSAVDQSVFILESGERLNTEEIFNLLPVTSVSNYPYMVEDHLECVHVRPQRDVRIDHVYNTLKGVGLKMASNLVVRHPNCLMYIGVEYHRHDYVGYRSRVLYDHIEGSSLLNSEPIKTVRKFFPETWIWQLVEVGDSGSAQLPVTVPDTITTWETEAFCVSSRGLGLAPPVQLTVFQPFFLELSLPYSIIRGEVFELKATVFNYLSKCIMVKVTPAPSSDYTLEPSSDGEFSSCLCANGRKTFKWTLIPTVLGVLNVTVSAEAEQSQTVCDNEIVSVPERGRIDTVTRSLIVQAEGIEKTKSQSWLLCPQGNSVSEELELTLPEDVIEGSARVSVSVLGDILGRALKNLDGLLRMPYGCGEQNIALLAPNIYILQYLENTEQLTTAIRERATGFLKSGYQRQLNYKHFNGAYSTFGRGDGNTWLTAFVLRTFGKAQRYIFIDPEIINSAKQWLRRKQRSDGCFIQQGSLFNNRMKGGVNDDVTITAYITASFLELGITVKDTAVKKGLLCLNSSIGNLTNTYATALLAYTFSLAGENETREHLLKELDNVAITGDGRLHWSQSASDDSGSLSVEISSYVLLAVLTAGQLTTADLGYANRIVSWLVKQQNPYGGFSSTQDTVVALQALALYSTKVFTSDGSSTVTVKSEDGHSYTFDVNQNNKLLYQERSLQDVTGKYSIDVKGSTCVSVQTTLFYNVPTTTHTRTLSIAATTDGNCTKSFGHTLAINFTVTYNGALNSTNMIIVDIKLLSGFTADPGELQNQILVERVDYKDDHIIIYIKELLRNIPVNYKLHIKQVLPVKNLKPAVIKVYDYYQTSDQSETEYTSPCV from the exons ATGAGTGCAGACAGAGTGGTATCATTTAAAGTCATTCAGGCTTACAGCTTGTCACTGGTGATGGATTTCATCATGGTGTTCAGTCGAGTTCACATAAAGATAAGGCTACTGTTAGccatcttcctctttctctctgtctatggGCAAACCTCTGGACC ATATTTCATGGTGACATTTCCTGCAGTGATCGAGTCTGGCTCTGATGCAAAGTTCTGTGTGAGTCTTCTGAAGCCCAATGAGACTCTGCACATGAACATTTATCTGGTTCATGACAACCAGAACAGAACTCTTTTACAAGAGACAGTGGAAAAGGAATACCACCAGTGCTCTCATTTTGAG GCTCCACAGGTTGTGGGTGAATCAGTGCAGGAGATCAAAGTAGAAGTCAGTGGTAAAAGTTTTAAGATGACAGAGAAAAGTAAAGTGATGTTTAAATCCTACAACACATTGGTTTTTATTCAGACTGATAAACCCATCTACAATCCAGGCCAAACAG TGAATTTCAGAATTGTTGCTATGGATTTAAATTTTATTCCAATTGAAAAAAAG TACAGCACAGTGAGTCTTCAG GATAATCACCAGAACAGGATTGGTCAGTGGACGAATGTGTCCTCGACAGGTCTGATATTGCAGCTTTCTCATGAGCTAAATGCTGAGGCTCCACAGGGATATTATCAGTTAACTGCTGATGCTGGAAATAGGTTGGTCACACACCAATTTAAGGTGGAAAAGTATG TTTTACCCAAGTTCGAGGTTACAGTGAAAGCACCAGCACAACACAGTGTGGATGAGGAGGAACTGGAGCTAGAAGTTTGTGGAAA GTACACTTATGGGCAGCCAGTACCTGGTCAAGCAGTGGTGCAGGTGTGCCGGAAATTTAAGCAGAATTATGGTGTGGCCCCAATGATTTCACCCTGTGTGAGTGAAACGGTGGAG ATGAGTCAGACTGGCTGTGCATTAATTATCATGAATGTGTCAACTTTCATGAATACTGAATTTGAACATAATTTTAGGAATCAACTTCATGCTACTGTTACACTCACAGAGGAAGGAACAG ATATTTCCATTGTGAAATCTGCAAAGATAAGACTTTCTTTCCAAATTGGTAAAGTGGTCATCTTTGACTCACCAAAAAACTTTGAAAGGGGGAAGGTTATAGAAGGAAAG ATTAAAGTTACTACCTTCAGTGGAACACCAATTCCTAACAAGAAGGTGTATCTTTCAGAAGGTGAACGGTGGTCTCAGAAGTTACTACTTAATCTTACTACAGATAGTAATGGATTGGCAAACTTCTCAGTCGCTGCACCTGAACATCCTACAACAGAGATAACATTGAGG GCAAGTGTCTATCCACAAGAAAAATACCAAGATCCGAAAACACCATTCTTTTCAAATGCTGAAGCACGTATACATCTGCTCCAACCTGTGACACCTTACAGTCCAGTGTTCAGTGAATTGTCAATAGAGAGCTCAGAGGAACCATTTAAGTGTGGGGCTGAAATTCCCATAACCATTAACTACTATATTGTTGGAGAAACAGCTGAAAATTACAGAATTGACCTTATATACATT GTCTTATCTAAAGGAGTCATAGTCCATCATGGGCATGAGGAAGTTGAAGTGGAAGCCTCTACAGATGTCAGAAAAGGAAAAATCTCATTCAAACTATCTATTGTTCCTGAGCTGGCTCCTGTAGTGCAGGCTGTGGTGTACTCTGTCCTGCCCAGTGAGATCATCATCGCTGCTAACAAGAATTTTGATGTGGAaaaatgtttcagaaataaa GTTTCGCTACAGTTCTCTCCCTCTAAAGCAGTTCCTGGTGAGAAAAACACTCTCAAGCTCTCAGCTCATCCTGGTTCACTGTGTGGCCTCAGTGCTGTGGATCAGAGTGTGTTCATCTTGGAGTCTGGAGAACGCCTAAATACTGAAGAG ATATTTAATTTGTTGCCTGTGACATCAGTATCAAATTATCCTTACATGGTTGAAGATCATCTGGAGTGCGTGCATGTCAGACCCCAACGGGATGTACGGATTGACCATGTTTACAATACATTAAAG GGTGTGGGACTGAAGATGGCGTCAAATTTGGTTGTTAGACATCCTAACTGTTTGATGTACATAGGTGTGGAGTATCACCGTCATGATTATG tgggatacaggtcaagagttttgTATGATCACATCGAAGGCTCAAGTTTATTAAATTCTGAACCCATCAAAACAGTTCGCAAATTCTTCCCAGAAACTTGGATATGGCAACTTGTTGAAGTGGG GGACTCTGGATCAGCACAGCTTCCTGTCACTGTTCCTGACACCATCACTACTTGGGAGACAGAGGCTTTCTGCGTGTCCTCTAGGGGTCTGGGACTGGCTCCTCCTGTTCAGCTCACTGTATTTCAGCCCTTCTTCCTGGAGCTCTCGTTACCCTACTCTATTATCCGGGGAGAAGTTTTTGAGCTGAAGGCCACGGTTTTCAATTATCTTTCCAAATGTATTATG GTTAAAGTGACCCCGGCTCCTTCTTCAGACTACACTCTGGAACCCTCTTCTGATGGCGAGTTTTCATCCTGCCTCTGTGCAAATGGCAGAAAAACCTTCAAATGGACTCTGATTCCCACCGTGCTTG GAGTCTTGAATGTGACAGTGAGTGCAGAGGCAGAACAATCACAGACGGTGTGTGATAATGAGATTGTGAGTGTTCCAGAGAGAGGCCGTATCGACACAGTTACACGAAGCCTGATTGTGCAG GCTGAAGGAATTGAAAAGACAAAGAGCCAAAGCTGGTTATTATGCCCTCAAG GCAACAGTGTTTCAGAGGAGTTGGAGCTGACTCTTCCTGAGGATGTAATAGAGGGATCAGCACGAGTTTCTGTTTCAGTACttg GAGATATACTTGGCCGTGCATTAAAAAATCTGGATGGACTGCTAAGGATGCCATATGGTTGTGGAGAACAAAACATTGCTCTCCTCGCCCCCAATATCTACATTCTTCAGTATCTAGAGAACACTGAGCAGCTCACCACAGCTATCCGTGAGAGGGCTACTGGTTTCCTTAAGAGTG GATACCAGAGGCAGCTAAACTATAAGCATTTTAATGGTGCATATAGCACATTTGGCAGGGGAGATGGGAACACATG GTTAACTGCTTTTGTCTTAAGAACCTTTGGCAAAGCACAACGTTACATCTTTATTGATCCAGAAATCATTAACAGTGCAAAGCAATGGCTAAGACGTAAGCAGAGATCAGATGGCTGTTTTATACAACAGGGAAGTCTGTTTAATAATAGAATGAAG GGTGGTGTAAATGATGATGTGACCATTACTGCCTACATCACTGCGTCATTCCTTGAATTGGGCATTACAGTCAAG GATACTGCTGTGAAAAAAGGACTGTTGTGCCTAAATTCTTCTATTGGTAACCTGACAAACACCTACGCCACTGCTCTGTTGGCCTACACTTTCAGTCTGGCTGGAGAAAATGAAACACGAGAGCACCTGCTAAAAGAGTTGGATAATGTTGCCATTACAGGAG ATGGTCGGCTTCATTGGTCTCAGTCAGCATCAGATGACTCCGGCTCATTGTCAGTGGAAATCAGTTCTTACGTGCTGCTAGCTGTTCTCACTGCAGGTCAACTCACTACAGCTGATTTGGGATACGCTAATAGGATTGTCAGCTGGCTGGTGAAGCAGCAAAATCCCTATGGAGGCTTTTCCTCCACACAG GACACAGTTGTGGCCCTCCAAGCTCTGGCTCTGTACTCCACTAAAGTGTTCACCTCAGACGGCTCTAGCACAGTAACTGTAAAGTCAGAAGATGGACACAGTTACACCTTTGATGTGAACCAGAACAACAAATTATTGTACCAAGAAAGATCACTGCAGGATGTTACTGGCAAATACAGCATTGATGTGAAGGGCTCCACCTGTGTGTCAGTGCAG ACAACACTTTTCTACAATGTCCCCACAACTACTCACACCAGGACACTGAGCATCGCGGCTACAACTGACGGAAACTGCACAAAATCATTCGGACACACTCTGGCAATCAATTTCACTGTCAC ATATAATGGGGCATTAAACAGCACTAACATGATCATAGTGGACATAAAACTCTTATCAGGGTTCACAGCAGATCCTGGTGAA CTGCAAAATCAAATTTTGGTGGAACGAGTTGATTACAAAGATGACcatattataatttatataaaagag CTCCTAAGGAATATTCCTGTCAACTATAAGTTACACATTAAACAGGTGCTTCCTGTGAAGAATCTCAAGCCAGCTGTGATCAAAGTTTATGATTACTACCAAACAA GTGACCAGTCTGAGACGGAGTACACATCCCCATGTGTGTAA
- the LOC108277478 gene encoding alpha-2-macroglobulin isoform X2: MVTFPAVIESGSDAKFCVSLLKPNETLHMNIYLVHDNQNRTLLQETVEKEYHQCSHFEAPQVVGESVQEIKVEVSGKSFKMTEKSKVMFKSYNTLVFIQTDKPIYNPGQTVNFRIVAMDLNFIPIEKKYSTVSLQDNHQNRIGQWTNVSSTGLILQLSHELNAEAPQGYYQLTADAGNRLVTHQFKVEKYVLPKFEVTVKAPAQHSVDEEELELEVCGKYTYGQPVPGQAVVQVCRKFKQNYGVAPMISPCVSETVEMSQTGCALIIMNVSTFMNTEFEHNFRNQLHATVTLTEEGTDISIVKSAKIRLSFQIGKVVIFDSPKNFERGKVIEGKIKVTTFSGTPIPNKKVYLSEGERWSQKLLLNLTTDSNGLANFSVAAPEHPTTEITLRASVYPQEKYQDPKTPFFSNAEARIHLLQPVTPYSPVFSELSIESSEEPFKCGAEIPITINYYIVGETAENYRIDLIYIVLSKGVIVHHGHEEVEVEASTDVRKGKISFKLSIVPELAPVVQAVVYSVLPSEIIIAANKNFDVEKCFRNKVSLQFSPSKAVPGEKNTLKLSAHPGSLCGLSAVDQSVFILESGERLNTEEIFNLLPVTSVSNYPYMVEDHLECVHVRPQRDVRIDHVYNTLKGVGLKMASNLVVRHPNCLMYIGVEYHRHDYVGYRSRVLYDHIEGSSLLNSEPIKTVRKFFPETWIWQLVEVGDSGSAQLPVTVPDTITTWETEAFCVSSRGLGLAPPVQLTVFQPFFLELSLPYSIIRGEVFELKATVFNYLSKCIMVKVTPAPSSDYTLEPSSDGEFSSCLCANGRKTFKWTLIPTVLGVLNVTVSAEAEQSQTVCDNEIVSVPERGRIDTVTRSLIVQAEGIEKTKSQSWLLCPQGNSVSEELELTLPEDVIEGSARVSVSVLGDILGRALKNLDGLLRMPYGCGEQNIALLAPNIYILQYLENTEQLTTAIRERATGFLKSGYQRQLNYKHFNGAYSTFGRGDGNTWLTAFVLRTFGKAQRYIFIDPEIINSAKQWLRRKQRSDGCFIQQGSLFNNRMKGGVNDDVTITAYITASFLELGITVKDTAVKKGLLCLNSSIGNLTNTYATALLAYTFSLAGENETREHLLKELDNVAITGDGRLHWSQSASDDSGSLSVEISSYVLLAVLTAGQLTTADLGYANRIVSWLVKQQNPYGGFSSTQDTVVALQALALYSTKVFTSDGSSTVTVKSEDGHSYTFDVNQNNKLLYQERSLQDVTGKYSIDVKGSTCVSVQTTLFYNVPTTTHTRTLSIAATTDGNCTKSFGHTLAINFTVTYNGALNSTNMIIVDIKLLSGFTADPGELQNQILVERVDYKDDHIIIYIKELLRNIPVNYKLHIKQVLPVKNLKPAVIKVYDYYQTSDQSETEYTSPCV; the protein is encoded by the exons ATGGTGACATTTCCTGCAGTGATCGAGTCTGGCTCTGATGCAAAGTTCTGTGTGAGTCTTCTGAAGCCCAATGAGACTCTGCACATGAACATTTATCTGGTTCATGACAACCAGAACAGAACTCTTTTACAAGAGACAGTGGAAAAGGAATACCACCAGTGCTCTCATTTTGAG GCTCCACAGGTTGTGGGTGAATCAGTGCAGGAGATCAAAGTAGAAGTCAGTGGTAAAAGTTTTAAGATGACAGAGAAAAGTAAAGTGATGTTTAAATCCTACAACACATTGGTTTTTATTCAGACTGATAAACCCATCTACAATCCAGGCCAAACAG TGAATTTCAGAATTGTTGCTATGGATTTAAATTTTATTCCAATTGAAAAAAAG TACAGCACAGTGAGTCTTCAG GATAATCACCAGAACAGGATTGGTCAGTGGACGAATGTGTCCTCGACAGGTCTGATATTGCAGCTTTCTCATGAGCTAAATGCTGAGGCTCCACAGGGATATTATCAGTTAACTGCTGATGCTGGAAATAGGTTGGTCACACACCAATTTAAGGTGGAAAAGTATG TTTTACCCAAGTTCGAGGTTACAGTGAAAGCACCAGCACAACACAGTGTGGATGAGGAGGAACTGGAGCTAGAAGTTTGTGGAAA GTACACTTATGGGCAGCCAGTACCTGGTCAAGCAGTGGTGCAGGTGTGCCGGAAATTTAAGCAGAATTATGGTGTGGCCCCAATGATTTCACCCTGTGTGAGTGAAACGGTGGAG ATGAGTCAGACTGGCTGTGCATTAATTATCATGAATGTGTCAACTTTCATGAATACTGAATTTGAACATAATTTTAGGAATCAACTTCATGCTACTGTTACACTCACAGAGGAAGGAACAG ATATTTCCATTGTGAAATCTGCAAAGATAAGACTTTCTTTCCAAATTGGTAAAGTGGTCATCTTTGACTCACCAAAAAACTTTGAAAGGGGGAAGGTTATAGAAGGAAAG ATTAAAGTTACTACCTTCAGTGGAACACCAATTCCTAACAAGAAGGTGTATCTTTCAGAAGGTGAACGGTGGTCTCAGAAGTTACTACTTAATCTTACTACAGATAGTAATGGATTGGCAAACTTCTCAGTCGCTGCACCTGAACATCCTACAACAGAGATAACATTGAGG GCAAGTGTCTATCCACAAGAAAAATACCAAGATCCGAAAACACCATTCTTTTCAAATGCTGAAGCACGTATACATCTGCTCCAACCTGTGACACCTTACAGTCCAGTGTTCAGTGAATTGTCAATAGAGAGCTCAGAGGAACCATTTAAGTGTGGGGCTGAAATTCCCATAACCATTAACTACTATATTGTTGGAGAAACAGCTGAAAATTACAGAATTGACCTTATATACATT GTCTTATCTAAAGGAGTCATAGTCCATCATGGGCATGAGGAAGTTGAAGTGGAAGCCTCTACAGATGTCAGAAAAGGAAAAATCTCATTCAAACTATCTATTGTTCCTGAGCTGGCTCCTGTAGTGCAGGCTGTGGTGTACTCTGTCCTGCCCAGTGAGATCATCATCGCTGCTAACAAGAATTTTGATGTGGAaaaatgtttcagaaataaa GTTTCGCTACAGTTCTCTCCCTCTAAAGCAGTTCCTGGTGAGAAAAACACTCTCAAGCTCTCAGCTCATCCTGGTTCACTGTGTGGCCTCAGTGCTGTGGATCAGAGTGTGTTCATCTTGGAGTCTGGAGAACGCCTAAATACTGAAGAG ATATTTAATTTGTTGCCTGTGACATCAGTATCAAATTATCCTTACATGGTTGAAGATCATCTGGAGTGCGTGCATGTCAGACCCCAACGGGATGTACGGATTGACCATGTTTACAATACATTAAAG GGTGTGGGACTGAAGATGGCGTCAAATTTGGTTGTTAGACATCCTAACTGTTTGATGTACATAGGTGTGGAGTATCACCGTCATGATTATG tgggatacaggtcaagagttttgTATGATCACATCGAAGGCTCAAGTTTATTAAATTCTGAACCCATCAAAACAGTTCGCAAATTCTTCCCAGAAACTTGGATATGGCAACTTGTTGAAGTGGG GGACTCTGGATCAGCACAGCTTCCTGTCACTGTTCCTGACACCATCACTACTTGGGAGACAGAGGCTTTCTGCGTGTCCTCTAGGGGTCTGGGACTGGCTCCTCCTGTTCAGCTCACTGTATTTCAGCCCTTCTTCCTGGAGCTCTCGTTACCCTACTCTATTATCCGGGGAGAAGTTTTTGAGCTGAAGGCCACGGTTTTCAATTATCTTTCCAAATGTATTATG GTTAAAGTGACCCCGGCTCCTTCTTCAGACTACACTCTGGAACCCTCTTCTGATGGCGAGTTTTCATCCTGCCTCTGTGCAAATGGCAGAAAAACCTTCAAATGGACTCTGATTCCCACCGTGCTTG GAGTCTTGAATGTGACAGTGAGTGCAGAGGCAGAACAATCACAGACGGTGTGTGATAATGAGATTGTGAGTGTTCCAGAGAGAGGCCGTATCGACACAGTTACACGAAGCCTGATTGTGCAG GCTGAAGGAATTGAAAAGACAAAGAGCCAAAGCTGGTTATTATGCCCTCAAG GCAACAGTGTTTCAGAGGAGTTGGAGCTGACTCTTCCTGAGGATGTAATAGAGGGATCAGCACGAGTTTCTGTTTCAGTACttg GAGATATACTTGGCCGTGCATTAAAAAATCTGGATGGACTGCTAAGGATGCCATATGGTTGTGGAGAACAAAACATTGCTCTCCTCGCCCCCAATATCTACATTCTTCAGTATCTAGAGAACACTGAGCAGCTCACCACAGCTATCCGTGAGAGGGCTACTGGTTTCCTTAAGAGTG GATACCAGAGGCAGCTAAACTATAAGCATTTTAATGGTGCATATAGCACATTTGGCAGGGGAGATGGGAACACATG GTTAACTGCTTTTGTCTTAAGAACCTTTGGCAAAGCACAACGTTACATCTTTATTGATCCAGAAATCATTAACAGTGCAAAGCAATGGCTAAGACGTAAGCAGAGATCAGATGGCTGTTTTATACAACAGGGAAGTCTGTTTAATAATAGAATGAAG GGTGGTGTAAATGATGATGTGACCATTACTGCCTACATCACTGCGTCATTCCTTGAATTGGGCATTACAGTCAAG GATACTGCTGTGAAAAAAGGACTGTTGTGCCTAAATTCTTCTATTGGTAACCTGACAAACACCTACGCCACTGCTCTGTTGGCCTACACTTTCAGTCTGGCTGGAGAAAATGAAACACGAGAGCACCTGCTAAAAGAGTTGGATAATGTTGCCATTACAGGAG ATGGTCGGCTTCATTGGTCTCAGTCAGCATCAGATGACTCCGGCTCATTGTCAGTGGAAATCAGTTCTTACGTGCTGCTAGCTGTTCTCACTGCAGGTCAACTCACTACAGCTGATTTGGGATACGCTAATAGGATTGTCAGCTGGCTGGTGAAGCAGCAAAATCCCTATGGAGGCTTTTCCTCCACACAG GACACAGTTGTGGCCCTCCAAGCTCTGGCTCTGTACTCCACTAAAGTGTTCACCTCAGACGGCTCTAGCACAGTAACTGTAAAGTCAGAAGATGGACACAGTTACACCTTTGATGTGAACCAGAACAACAAATTATTGTACCAAGAAAGATCACTGCAGGATGTTACTGGCAAATACAGCATTGATGTGAAGGGCTCCACCTGTGTGTCAGTGCAG ACAACACTTTTCTACAATGTCCCCACAACTACTCACACCAGGACACTGAGCATCGCGGCTACAACTGACGGAAACTGCACAAAATCATTCGGACACACTCTGGCAATCAATTTCACTGTCAC ATATAATGGGGCATTAAACAGCACTAACATGATCATAGTGGACATAAAACTCTTATCAGGGTTCACAGCAGATCCTGGTGAA CTGCAAAATCAAATTTTGGTGGAACGAGTTGATTACAAAGATGACcatattataatttatataaaagag CTCCTAAGGAATATTCCTGTCAACTATAAGTTACACATTAAACAGGTGCTTCCTGTGAAGAATCTCAAGCCAGCTGTGATCAAAGTTTATGATTACTACCAAACAA GTGACCAGTCTGAGACGGAGTACACATCCCCATGTGTGTAA
- the tbcela gene encoding tubulin folding cofactor E-like a — MEAPEVEGRTFMQVMSEKYSPENFPYRRGPGIGVVVPSGHQGSPMKDRLNLPSVLVLNGCGISLAGDEGEIAAFCAHVVELDLSHNKFQDWNEISKIVMNIPNLQCLNLSSNPLSDAALESFCAEALTRVHRLVLNNTQISWDVVHAFTRAMPELEELFLCLNEYSTVMVSATPCHSLRLLHITDNNLQDWSEVRKFGTIFPSLNTLVLANNNLNSILDSEDNLRRLFPNLRSINLHNSGLSRWEDIEKLNFLPKLEEVRLRGIPLLETYTNTERRSLMIAQLPQVTCLNGSIVTELEREDAERFFIRYYRDHSEEELPHRYHCLVTKYGKLAPLAEIDLRPRCHAKVEVRCEDRVEQVNIRLDQTVAELKKQLKAVVRLSVTNMRLYYIDKDMHSAFGPEEMKYSTRALHSYSIRDGDELLVVPKTK, encoded by the exons ATGGAGGCACCTGAGGTGGAAGGCCGCACGTTTATGCAAGTGATGAGTGAGAAATACAGCCCTGAGAACTTCCCCTACCGCCGGGGCCCTGGTATTGGGGTGGTTGTCCCGTCTGGCCATCAGGGCTCTCCTATGAAAG ACAGACTGAACCTGCCCAGTGTGCTGGTCCTGAATGGCTGTGGAATTAGCCTAGCAGGGGATGAAGGAGAGATTGCAGCTTTTTGTGCCCATGTGGTTGAACTGGATTTATCTCATAACAAATTCCAGGACTGGAATGAG ATCAGTAAGATTGTTATGAACATTCCAAACCTGCAATGCCTGAACCTTAGCTCAAACCCGCTGAGTGACGCAGCGCTGGAGTCGTTCTGTGCTGAGGCGTTAACTAGAGTGCACCGCCTCGTCCTCAACAACACTCAGATTTCTTGGGACGTCGTCCACGCCTTCACGCGTGCGATGCCTGA ATTGGAGGAGCTTTTCCTGTGCCTTAACGAGTACAGCACTGTGATGGTGTCTGCCACTCCATGTCATTCTCTGCGGCTGCTGCACATTACAGACAACAATCTGCAGGACTGGAGCGAGGTGCGCAAGTTCGGCACCATATTCCCTTCCCTCAACACGCTCGTCTTGGCTAACAACAACCTGAACTCCATTCTTGACTCTGAGGACAATCTTCGCCGACTCTTTCCTAATCTGCGTAGCATCAATCTGCACAACTCGG GTCTCAGTCGATGGGAAGACATAGAGAAGTTAAATTTTCTACCCAAGCTGGAGGAAGTGAGATTGCGGGGCATTCCTCTGCTGGAGACCTACACTAACACAGAGAGGCGCAGTCTCATGATAGCTCA GTTGCCTCAAGTGACTTGCCTCAACGGGAGCATTGTTACAGAGTTAGAACGTGAGGATGCTGAGAGGTTCTTCATCCGTTATTATCGGGATCACTCTGAAGAGGAGCTGCCTCACAG ATATCACTGTTTGGTGACCAAGTACGGGAAGCTGGCGCCACTGGCCGAGATCGACCTGCGGCCGCGCTGCCACGCTAAGGTGGAAGTGCGCTGTGAGGACCGGGTAGAGCAGGTGAATATCCGGCTGGATCAGACCGTGGCTGAGCTGAAAAAGCAGCTGAAAGCAGTGGTGCGACTCTCAGTCACTAACATGCGTCTCTACTACATTGACAAGGACATGCACTCAGCCTTTGGGCCTGAAGAGATGAAGTATAGCACAAGGGCCTTGCATTCCTACAGCATTCGGGATGGGGACGAGCTCCTGGTGGTGCCCAAGACCAAATGA